The following are encoded together in the Dyella terrae genome:
- the tmk gene encoding dTMP kinase → MKRGKLITLEGGEGAGKSTLLAGLQRHLLAQGVDLVQTREPGGTPLGEAVRAIVLDPAHRDMSAESELLLMFASRAQLVRECIEPALAAGRWVLCDRFSDASYAYQGGGRGVPTERIALLEQWATHGLTPDLTLLLDLPVATGRARAAGRGAADRIEVEGDNFFERVRSAYRGRAAAEPARFRIIDASLTPPEVLAAAIDATRHLFGAVA, encoded by the coding sequence ATGAAACGAGGCAAACTCATTACGCTCGAAGGCGGCGAAGGCGCCGGCAAGAGCACACTGCTCGCTGGCTTGCAGAGGCATTTGCTGGCCCAGGGCGTGGACCTCGTGCAGACGCGCGAGCCGGGCGGTACGCCGCTAGGCGAGGCGGTGCGGGCGATCGTGCTCGATCCCGCGCATCGCGACATGAGTGCGGAGTCCGAATTGCTGCTGATGTTCGCCTCGCGCGCGCAACTGGTGCGTGAGTGCATCGAGCCAGCACTTGCCGCAGGGCGATGGGTGCTGTGCGATCGCTTCTCCGACGCCAGCTATGCCTATCAAGGCGGTGGCCGCGGTGTGCCGACAGAGCGCATTGCGTTGCTGGAGCAATGGGCTACGCACGGATTGACACCCGACCTGACCTTGTTGCTCGATCTGCCGGTGGCAACGGGGCGCGCGCGTGCGGCCGGGCGCGGCGCGGCGGATCGCATCGAGGTGGAAGGCGACAACTTCTTCGAGCGCGTGCGTTCGGCTTATCGTGGGCGGGCCGCGGCGGAACCGGCGCGTTTTCGCATTATCGATGCCTCGCTGACGCCACCTGAAGTACTGGCGGCGGCCATCGATGCCACCCGCCATCTGTTTGGAGCCGTCGCATGA
- the holB gene encoding DNA polymerase III subunit delta': MSAMPWHAEHWARLQARRARDAMPHALLLCGPEGLGKRDFMRRFAEGLLCQRPQDGDPCGQCRSCLLFAAGTHPDFAVLSFGLRKDGVQRSEIVVDQVRELSARLAMASQFGGWQIVCIDPADAMNAAAANALLKTLEEPSQQTLLLLVADAPWRLPQTIRSRCQRIEFHLPPREEALSWLQQHGVKDGAAALDAAGGNPGLAHAWVEQGALARRQEVRKDLGALAAGRGEAMEVAKRWLDNEPEQRLWFAAQAAADEMKARAAAGQGPLVSQLDAEGLDQWYMAANRTRDSLRGPLRGDLLLLELLARWH, translated from the coding sequence ATGAGCGCCATGCCCTGGCACGCCGAGCACTGGGCCCGATTGCAGGCTCGTCGTGCGCGCGATGCTATGCCTCACGCACTGTTGCTGTGCGGCCCGGAGGGCCTGGGTAAGCGGGATTTCATGCGCCGCTTCGCCGAAGGTCTTTTGTGCCAGCGACCGCAGGATGGTGACCCCTGCGGTCAGTGCCGCAGTTGCCTTTTGTTCGCGGCAGGGACGCATCCGGATTTCGCCGTGCTGAGTTTCGGCTTGCGCAAGGATGGCGTGCAGCGTAGCGAGATCGTGGTCGACCAGGTCCGTGAGCTATCGGCGCGGCTGGCTATGGCGAGCCAGTTCGGCGGATGGCAGATCGTCTGCATTGATCCGGCCGACGCGATGAATGCAGCTGCCGCCAACGCCTTGCTCAAGACGCTGGAAGAGCCTTCGCAGCAGACCCTGCTGCTGCTGGTAGCCGATGCGCCATGGCGTTTGCCACAGACCATCCGCAGCCGTTGTCAGCGCATCGAGTTCCACTTGCCTCCGCGTGAAGAAGCTTTGTCCTGGTTGCAGCAGCACGGCGTCAAGGATGGAGCTGCCGCGCTCGATGCTGCTGGCGGCAATCCGGGGCTGGCGCATGCCTGGGTAGAGCAGGGCGCGCTCGCCCGCCGACAGGAGGTGCGCAAGGATCTCGGCGCGCTGGCGGCAGGGCGGGGTGAGGCGATGGAAGTGGCCAAGCGCTGGCTCGACAACGAGCCGGAGCAGCGGCTCTGGTTTGCCGCACAGGCGGCTGCAGACGAAATGAAGGCGCGCGCCGCGGCGGGGCAGGGGCCGTTGGTCAGCCAGCTCGACGCCGAAGGGCTGGATCAGTGGTACATGGCGGCGAACCGTACACGCGATTCCTTGCGTGGTCCGTTGCGAGGCGACTTGCTGTTGCTGGAGTTGCTTGCCCGTTGGCATTGA
- the mltG gene encoding endolytic transglycosylase MltG: MSRYKMQGRAFWRVLIVLVLLAVAGGLVYGWMDYQRFAGKPLAVSAQAPSLDVAKGSSLRDVVGLLHQQHVTNTGPLYWRLLAEQLRVAGRLHAGEYALTSGMTPRDLLLNMAAGKVVQRNFTIVDGWNFRDLRQALAKADKLRQDGVALDDTDLMAKIGAPGEMPEGQFLPETYAYVKGDSDLDILRRAHAAMKKMLDTLWVQRDKDLPLATPYDALILASIVEKETGRADERPRIAGVFIRRLQTHMLLQTDPTVIYGMGDAYAGNIHKSDLTTDTPYNTYTRQGLPPTPIAMPGKPALLAALHPASGTELYFVARGDGTHVFSSTLDEHNRNVACYQLKRCQ; the protein is encoded by the coding sequence ATGAGTCGATACAAGATGCAGGGGCGGGCGTTCTGGCGTGTTCTGATCGTGTTGGTATTGCTGGCGGTGGCCGGCGGCCTCGTCTACGGTTGGATGGACTACCAGCGATTCGCTGGCAAACCTTTGGCGGTGTCGGCGCAAGCCCCAAGCCTCGACGTAGCCAAGGGCAGTAGCCTGCGTGACGTGGTCGGCCTGCTGCACCAGCAGCATGTGACAAATACTGGGCCGCTGTACTGGCGCCTGCTAGCCGAGCAGCTGCGCGTCGCGGGCCGCCTGCATGCGGGCGAATATGCCCTGACCAGTGGCATGACGCCACGCGACCTGTTGCTCAATATGGCGGCGGGCAAGGTCGTGCAGCGCAACTTCACCATCGTGGACGGCTGGAATTTTCGCGATCTGCGCCAGGCGCTGGCCAAGGCTGACAAGCTCCGACAGGATGGCGTGGCGCTTGACGACACGGACCTGATGGCGAAGATCGGTGCGCCGGGCGAGATGCCTGAAGGGCAATTCCTTCCCGAAACCTATGCCTACGTGAAAGGCGACAGCGATCTGGACATCCTGCGCCGCGCGCACGCCGCGATGAAGAAGATGCTCGACACGCTGTGGGTTCAGCGCGACAAGGACTTGCCGCTGGCGACGCCTTACGATGCGCTGATCCTCGCGTCGATCGTGGAAAAGGAAACCGGGCGCGCGGACGAGCGACCACGCATTGCCGGCGTCTTCATTCGTCGCCTGCAAACCCATATGTTGCTGCAGACGGACCCCACGGTGATCTACGGCATGGGTGATGCGTACGCCGGCAACATCCACAAGTCCGATCTCACCACGGATACGCCGTACAACACCTATACCCGTCAGGGCTTGCCGCCCACGCCAATCGCCATGCCGGGCAAGCCTGCTCTCCTGGCTGCCTTGCACCCGGCGTCGGGCACAGAGCTTTATTTCGTCGCGCGTGGCGACGGTACCCATGTGTTCTCCAGTACGCTGGACGAGCACAATCGCAATGTCGCCTGCTATCAGTTGAAGCGCTGTCAATGA